One segment of Cutaneotrichosporon cavernicola HIS019 DNA, chromosome: 4 DNA contains the following:
- a CDS encoding uncharacterized protein (Major Facilitator Superfamily), whose amino-acid sequence MATEKTMAVLSPPHELNDNQRSQTPDNDLTVDADKKDESVCAADVTPLQVTDTPLKYRIIALSCILFFTTGAAFAESTLGPLKSTFVRELKINNAQFASISTASNLVNTMLPLIGGTVMDYYGSIYGALGACFFTVLGSAIAAGAASSNNYQLLIGGRIVMGLGSIVLEICQSKLYAHWFSGSWLATVIALDLAWNSVTVVIARVSAVPMSRLGGWYGWALWIPTIVCAACTLIVIAYLVFERRVVPKRYRPITGRQVHKQRLAAGLETNEGVISRMRTSVLNVLRLPCFYLILAGTHLFQNSARTVYSANLTDIQERTRGTTALTGGYYSSLLNVIVIVVVPLLGIFFDKVGWRMPFVSIGAAIYVLAFALIGLTKVNAIAPILLASFGLSLNVLPWIASFPIIVPDPTLIGTAYGLFSSLIACNNVILEVACGAIQDATPGQTYDRVIYLLIAIKAWQVLEGPVFDWLDGRMLGHTLRMSEKKRLKHDEECEATGKVLPGLKRYRPVTIIVACQYVSMVIISWVLFFIYSM is encoded by the exons ATGGCGACCGAAAAGACAATGGCGGTGCTCTCGCCACCGCACGAGCTGAACGATAACCAGCGTTCGCAGACGCCCGACAACGACCTCACGGTCGACGCAgacaagaaggacgagtCGGTGTGTGCGGCTGATGTCACGCCGCTCCAGGTGACGGACACGCCCCTCAAGTACCGCATCATTGCGCTGTCGTGCATCCTGTTCTTCACGACCGGTGCTGCGTTCGCGGAGAGCACCCTGGGCCCGCTGAAAAGCACGTTCGTTCGCGAGCTCAAGATTAACA ATGCACAGTTCGCGTCGATCAGTACGGCAAGTAacctcgtcaacaccaTGCTGCCTCTTATCGGCGGCACAGTGATGGACTACTACGGGAGCATCTA CGGCGCACTGGGCGCGTGCTTCTTCACCGTTCTGGGATCGGCGATCGCGGCTGGCGCTGCCAGTTCGAACAACTACCAGCTGCTTATTGGCGGGCGTATCGTTATGGGCCTCGGCTCGATTGTGCTCGAGATCTGCCAGAGCAAGCTGTACGCGCACTGGTTTAGTGGCAGTTGGCTGGCCAccgtcatcgccctcgacctcgcgtgGAACTCGGTGACCGTTGTCATTGCGCGAGTGAGCGCCGTGCCCATGTCCCGGCTTGGCGGATGGTACGGCTGGGCGCTGTGGATCCCCACCATTGTGTGCGCGGCGTGCACCTTGATCGTCATCGCGTACCTGGTGTTCGAGCGCCGCGTAGTGCCGAAGCGATACCGGCCCATCACTGGCCGCCAGGTGCACAAGCAGCGCCTTGCTGCGGGCCTGGAGACGAACGAGGGCGTCATCTCGCGCATGCGCACGAGCgtcctcaacgtcctccgcctcccgTGCTTCTACCTCATCCTGGCCGGAACTCACCTGTTCCAGAACTCTGCACGTACGGTATATAGCGCCAACCTCACCGACATCCAGGAGCGCACGCGCGGCACCACTGCCCTCACTGGCGGATACTACTCGTCCCTGCTCAACGTCATTGTGATTGTCGTCGTgcccctcctcggcatcttCTTTGACAAGGTTGGATGGCGTATGCCCTTCGTCTCCATCGGTGCGGCGATCTacgtcctcgccttcgCCCTCATCGGCCTGACCAAGGTTAACGCGATCGctcccatcctcctcgcgtcCTTTGGCCTCTCGCTCAACGTCCTCCCCTGGATTGCGTCATTCCCTATCATCGTCCCCGATCCGACCCTCATCGGAACGGCATACGGCCTCTTCTCGAGCCTCATCGCGTGCAACAacgtcatcctcgaggtTGCGTGCGGCGCTATCCAGGACGCGACTCCTGGTCAGACCTACGACCGCGTCATCTACCTGCTCATCGCCATCAAGGCGTGgcaggtcctcgagggGCCCGTGTTCGACTGGCTGGACGGTCGCATGCTCGGCCACACCCTCCGGATgagcgagaagaagcgcctCAAGCATGACGAGGAGTGCGAGGCGACCGGCAAGGTGCTGCCGGGCCTCAAGCGATACCGGCCCGTCACGATCATTGTGGCGTGCCAGTACGTCTCGATGGTCATCATTTCTTGGGTT CTGTTCTTCATCTACTCCATGTGA
- the YTM1 gene encoding uncharacterized protein (Component of the NOP7 complex, which is required for maturation of the 25S and 5.8S ribosomal RNAs and formation of the 60S ribosome), which translates to MSNPSGSRQIPVNLFTRSEYAIPASTYFIPAEWRRFQLSELINKVLEHGGDSGIAPVPFDFVVEGEVLRGSLDAWIKANRGDDEETAINVEYMQSVLPPSDAGRWEQEDWVSGLSVKRRGTVLVSSYLSHVRVLPLAGGLGAPTPLYTLPLPTALGATCCTWIADDLVAAGGVDRATHVFRIPSLDPAEAAAENNTAPELYTLMGHSAPISSIAAGAGRELASAAWDGQINLYVLPEDEPTEHELPADPTSYLPGQKKRRKLAKETGEGPAPIEGFTDGDATGESGMGWRRAPALVLRGHKGRVGGLTWDAKDASRIWSAGWDGSVRGWDAETSINVVVRQGPLDKALLCVSQFAPSGQLAAGSMDRTVTLWDTREAASVIAGTLHVGSPVPSIACHPTSAFTLATATYSGTVQIWDVRSPKHALFSVRHTPSREQTKNGKALGERLLAVDWDGEMLVAGGEDGEVGLWRARGE; encoded by the exons ATGTCCAACCCATCTGGCAGCCGCCAGATCCCCGTCAACCTCTTCACGCGGAGCGAGTATGCCATTCCGGCTTCGACGTATTTTATCCCGGCCGAATGGCGGCGGTTCCAGCTCTCTGAGCTGATCAATAAGGTCCTCGAGCATGGTGGAGACAGCGGGATTGCTCCTGTGCCCTTTGACTTTGTtgttgagggcgaggtgctTCGCGGATCGCTCGATGCTTGGATCAAAGCCAAccgcggcgacgatgaggaaACAGCCATCAACGTCGAGTACATGCAGTCTGTGCTTCCGCCGTCCGATGCCGGACGGTGGGAGCAGGAGGACTGGGTGTCGGGTCTGAGTGTCAAGCGTAGGGG AACCGTCTTGGTATCGTCCTATCTCTCGCACGTCCGcgtcctccccctcgcTGGGGGTCTCGGTGCCCCAACGCCTCTCTAcactcttcctcttcccacCGCCTTGGGCGCGACATGCTGTACCTGgatcgccgacgacctggTCGCTGCCGGCGGTGTCGACCGCGCGACACACGTCTTCCGCATCCCCTCCTTGGACCCCGCTGAAGCCGCCGCTGAAAACAACACCGCCCCCGAACTGTACACTTTGATGGGCCACTCTGctcccatctcctcaaTCGCAGCTGGCGCTGGACGTGAGCTCGCCAGTGCAGCATGGGACGGCCAGATCAACCTCTATGTCCTCCCTGAAGACGAGCCGACCGAACACGAGCTCCCCGCCGATCCGACCAGTTACTTGCCTGGTCAGAAGAAGAGGCgcaagctcgccaaggagacGGGAGAGGGGCCGGCTCCGATTGAGGGGTTCACGGATGGAGACGCGACCGGCGAGAGCgggatgggatggaggCGCGCTCCAGCTCTTGTGCTTCGTGGTCACAAGGGGCGTGTGGGAGGATTGACTTGGGATGCCAAGGACGCTAGCCGGATTTGGAGCGCaggatgggatgggagcGTGCGCGGATGGGATGCTGAGACGAGCATCAATGTCGTCGTTAGG CAAGGACCTTTGGACAAGGCACTGCTTTGCGTTTCGCAGTTTGCGCCCAGCGGGCAGCTCGCGGCGGGCAGCATGGACCGTACGGTTACGCTGTGGGACACGCGCGAGGCTGCTAGCGTTATTGCCGGCACGCTTCATGTTGGTTCGCCTGTGCCGTCGATCGCGTGCCACCCCACTTCGGCATTCACCCTCGCAACCGCGACGTACTCTGGCACGGTGCAGATCTGGGACGTGCGTTCGCCCAAGCACGCTCTGTTCAGCGTGCGGCACACGCCCTCGCGCGAGCAGACCAAGAACGGCAaagcgctcggcgagcgtcTCCTGGCCGTCGACTGGGACGGCGAGATGCTGGTCGCGGGCGGTGAGGACGGTGAGGTTGGGCTgtggcgcgcgcgtggtGAATAG
- the PSD1 gene encoding uncharacterized protein (Catalyzes the formation of phosphatidylethanolamine (PtdEtn) from phosphatidylserine (PtdSer). Plays a central role in phospholipid metabolism and in the interorganelle trafficking of phosphatidylserine), translating into MLSLRPLSRATLPCARVHARTALLVAPRLRPQPSALRVGLGLRSNASQSGPHKPSQGSEKEGSASESTSGKKDGAKEPLADQLKRAWKTPTKWKPIPVALEVTSQGKNGAVIKPTIDGPWQVRILGALPLRSMSQLWGYLNSLVLPMWFRPFGFRLYGWIFGCNLDECVPEDLKQYESLGEFFYRELKPGVRPIADAPLVSPSDGRVLHLGEIRGSKVEQVKGITYSLEALLGTGDSAHGEPLEIERQDASPTVGGGETSYVEDEHFAEINNIPYSLSSLMGKDSAAEVRDQRHGMPGDEDSGSDEHDASTGPSDIAHDTRVAAHLGLGALGAATDKDTEIGKLRPDNKLCFIVIYLAPGDYHRFHSPCAWVVERRRHFTGDLFSVSPYIAHRLRNLFVLNERVALLGRWKDGFFSMIPVGATNVGSIRINFDETLRTNTKERSHPAHTFTEAVYSRASVLQGQPLLPGEEMGGFRLGSTIVLVFEAHKSFKFDVKAGEKVRVGQELGSDTPAPPKK; encoded by the exons ATGCTCTCGCTGCGGCCCCTCTCTCGGGCAACACTTCCCTGCGCGCGGGTACACGCCCGCACTGCGCTACTGGTTGCGCCGCGGCTCCGTCCCCAGCCCTCTGCGCTACGGGTCGGGCTTGGGTTGCGGAGTAACGCCAGCCAGTCTGGGCCACACAAGCCTTCGCAGGGATCCGAGAAGGAAGGCTCTGCTTCTGAATCGACATCGGGAAAGAAGGACGGCGCAAAGGAGCCGCTTGCAG ACCAGCTCAAGCGCGCGTGGAAGACACCAACAAAATGGAAGCCTATTCCAGTCGCCCTCG AGGTCACGTCGCAGGGCAAGAACGGTGCAGTGATCAAACCTACAATCGATGGACCATGGCAG GtccgcatcctcggcgcgtTGCCGCTCCGCAGCATGTCCCAGCTGTGGGGCTACCTCAACTCGCTCGTGCTGCCCATGTGGTTCCGACCATTCGGCTTCCGCTTGTATGGGTGGATCTTTGGCTgcaacctcgacgagtGTGTGCCCGAGGACTTGAAACAGTACGAGTCTCTTGGCGAGTTCTTCTACCGTGAGCTTAAGCCCGGCGTCCGCCCAATTGCGGACGCGCCGCTAGTGTCCCCGTCCGACGGTCGTGTGCTTCACCTCGGCGAGATTCGTGGCTccaaggtcgagcaggTCAAGGGCATCACGTACtccctcgaggcgctgctggGTACCGGCGACTCGGCACATGGTGAGCCcctcgagatcgagcgccaggacgcgtcgccgacagtcggcggcggtgagACCAGCtacgtcgaggacgagcacTTTGCAGAGATCAACAACATTCCAtactcgctctcgtcgctcaTGGGCAAGGACAGtgccgccgaggtgcgcgaCCAGCGCCACGGCATGCCTGGTGACGAGGACTCGGGTAGCGATGAGCACGACGCGTCGACTGGCCCCTCGGACATTGCGCACGACACGCGCGTCGCTGCGcacctcggtctcggcgcACTCGGCGCGGCCACGGACAAGGACACGGAGATCGGCAAGCTGCGCCCGGACAACAAGCTCTGCTTCATCGTCATTTACCTTGCCCCCGGCGACTACCACCGCTTCCACTCGCCGTGCGCGTGGGTTGTcgagcgtcgtcgtcacttCACCGGCGACCTGTTCAGTGTGTCACCTTACATCGCACACCGCCTTCGCAACCTGTTCGTGCTCAACGAGCGCGTGGCTCTCCTCGGTCGCTGGAAGGACGGCTTCTTCTCCATGATCCCTGTGGGCGCGACCAACGTCGGCTCGATCCGAATCAACTTTGACGAGACGCTCCGCACCAACACCAAGGAGCGCTCGCACCCAGCCCACACCTTCACCGAGGCCGTCtactcgcgcgcctcggtGCTCCAGGGCCAGCCCCTGCTCCccggcgaggagatgggtggCTTCCGCCTTGGCTCGACGATTGTGCTGGTGTTCGAGGCACACAAGTCGTTCAAGTTTGACGTCAAGGCAGGCGAGAAGGTCCGCGTCGGACAAGAGCTAGGGTCCGACACCCCCGCCCCTCCAAAGAAGTAG
- the HEM3 gene encoding uncharacterized protein (Porphobilinogen deaminase, C-terminal domain) — MSKTDFVVGTRKSNLALIQTGHVADALAAANSGKTFPVAHMTTKADANQNTPLHLLAPYNSAIPAKSIWTDELESALLDGRFDLLVHSCKDVPTLIREGCEIAALLERHDPRDALVVKEGLPYKSLDEMPDGSIIGTGSVRRVAQLKRAYPNLRFEDMRGNLNTRLGKLDNPENSFVALILAVSGMKRLGFENRITAPLGAPALMHAVGQGALAVEIRQGDAATRSALRAIGHWQTEWRVGAERGLLRVLEGGCSVPVGVETQLEEVDAGEKPYYPADTFPALTVNSPTLHYSGLLAPTAQWPASDAEVKTMSRAARLTLCACVTSTDGKRHVLYEPGPVVVTSWREAQRWGEDCARQMRTIGAGEILDEIEEGRKTREAETLRQAQEAAAQYAAQAQAQATA, encoded by the exons ATGTCCAAGACCGACTTTGTCGTCGGGACGCGCAAGTCCAACCTCGCGCTGATCCAGACGGGGCACGTCGCTGACGCgttggccgccgccaactcTGGCAAAACGTTTCCCGTCGCGCACATGAcgaccaaggccgacgcAAACCAGAACACCCCCTTGCACCTCCTTGCGCCGTACAACTCGGCCATCCCGGCCAAGAGCATCTGGACAGACGAGCTCGAAAGCGCACTCCTGGATGGCCGTTTCGACCTTCTCGTCCACTCGTGCAAGGACGTGCCGACTCTTATTCGTGAGGGCTGTGAAATTGCCGCCTTGCTTGAACGCCACGACCCCCGCGACGCGCTtgtcgtcaaggagggcctGCCGTACAAGagcctcgacgagatgccGGATGGCAGCATTATTGGCACGGGGTCTGTCCGCCGCGTTGCGCAGCTCAAGCGCGCTTACCCTAACCTCCGCTTCGAGGACATG CGTGGTAACCTCAACACCCGCCttggcaagctcgacaacCCCGAGAACTCGTTCGTTGCCCTCATCCTTGCTGTCTCTGGAATGAAGCGCCTAGGCTTCGAGAACCGCATCACCGCACCCCTCGGCGCACCTGCGCTCATGCACGCTGTTGGGCAAGGCGCTCTCGCTGTCGAGATCAGGCAAGGAGACGCCGCGACGCGCAGCGCTCTCCGTGCCATTGGACACTGGCAGACCGAGTGGCGTGTGGGTGCTGAGCGTGGCCTCCTCCGGGTTCTCGAGGGCGGGTGTTCCGTccccgtcggcgtcgagacgcagctcgaggaggtcgacgccggcgagaAGCCTTACTACCCCGCCGACACGTTCCCTGCGCTCACGGTCAACTCGCCAACGCTGCACTACTCCGGATTGCTCGCGCCGACGGCGCAGTGGCCCGCTTCTGACGCTGAGGTCAAGACAATGtcccgcgccgcgcgtctGACCCTCTGCGCGTGCGTGACCTCCACCGACGGAAAGCGGCACGTGCTGTACGAGCCTGGACCAGTGGTCGTGACGAGCTGGCGTGAGGCGCAGCGCTGGGGCGAGGACTGCGCCCGGCAGATGCGGACCATCGGTGCTGGTGAGATTCtggacgagatcgaggaggggcgTAAGACACGTGAGGCCGAGACCCTGCGCCAGGCGCAagaagcggcggcgcagtacgccgcgcaggcgcaggcgcaggcgacAGCTTAG